A single genomic interval of Deltaproteobacteria bacterium harbors:
- the ybgF gene encoding tol-pal system protein YbgF, which yields MDNGPWTKYLKYTLIVLFLVHCPWSIVYGPVFAKDVENRVKSLEDRWAQYDASKIEQNARLAEAIAQIDRLKSELQALGGGTETQSVQMKQLQDSLDRHYRDLEMRLNAVESQLKLFQDELNRAVAKVAPQIAEEGKEFQKGLTQVQNGDYAGAISSFQQFGKQYPKSPSRADALFWIAECRYSTRDYTQAIKDYQKFVEQFPKSPKSPQAVLKQGDAFLNLQMKEEAKVFWNKVVQDYPRSEEANIAKAKLASLQKTGTAPTIQPTPVTPVPLPSSPPSSDITITPIPPSTTPSPQAPKDSGDF from the coding sequence ACACACTAATTGTTTTATTTTTGGTCCATTGTCCATGGTCCATTGTCTATGGTCCAGTGTTCGCAAAAGATGTGGAAAACCGCGTTAAGTCCCTAGAAGATCGTTGGGCCCAATACGACGCATCAAAAATTGAACAGAATGCCCGTCTTGCAGAGGCCATTGCACAGATCGACAGACTTAAATCCGAACTTCAGGCATTAGGTGGAGGAACCGAAACTCAGAGTGTTCAGATGAAACAATTGCAGGATTCACTGGACCGTCATTATAGAGATCTTGAAATGCGTTTGAATGCGGTGGAAAGCCAGTTAAAACTTTTTCAGGATGAACTAAACCGCGCTGTTGCCAAGGTGGCGCCTCAGATTGCTGAGGAGGGAAAAGAATTTCAAAAGGGTTTAACCCAAGTTCAAAATGGGGATTACGCCGGAGCCATTAGCTCTTTTCAACAATTTGGAAAACAATATCCCAAAAGCCCCAGCCGCGCTGATGCCCTTTTTTGGATTGCGGAGTGTCGTTATTCTACGCGTGATTACACGCAAGCAATCAAAGATTATCAAAAATTTGTGGAGCAGTTTCCTAAATCGCCCAAATCGCCACAGGCTGTGTTGAAACAGGGCGACGCTTTTTTAAATTTACAGATGAAGGAAGAGGCAAAAGTTTTCTGGAATAAAGTGGTACAGGATTATCCCCGTTCTGAAGAGGCCAACATTGCAAAAGCAAAATTGGCTTCTTTGCAAAAAACAGGAACAGCTCCAACGATCCAACCAACACCGGTTACTCCTGTTCCGTTACCATCATCACCACCATCATCCGACATAACCATTACTCCCATTCCGCCATCGACAACGCCTTCCCCGCAGGCACCCAAAGATTCGGGTGATTTTTAA